Proteins co-encoded in one Leptodactylus fuscus isolate aLepFus1 chromosome 4, aLepFus1.hap2, whole genome shotgun sequence genomic window:
- the CDCA7L gene encoding cell division cycle-associated 7-like protein, with amino-acid sequence MDSATAAVKKPIFDPKSITEELLRIFTEDKDSENDVFEGFSQKEVEEQDVSDNDHKEDVLSDSEEESLPPKKRKFGLRIALQFPSKKLADKDKKPSSTPKVKVAQNNRKKGPAKVDTAKSENKKKAEPDSDGENNVSNQEKSNALAKRAMNIKENKAVLAQLLAELNSMPELFPVKSSSPTKQKKTSRRSFSEGPIERRTNPTRSARPKENFALENFTASALQFAEHLQKYGKRAFRRTLSDEDREEIRRRRRASKNNYRAVEDITEEELESVAITVKDKTYDKILGSTCHQCRQKTLDTKTFCRNPGCGGVRGQFCGPCLRNRYGEDVREALLDPDWICPPCRDICNCSYCRKRDGRCATGMLIHLAKFSGYDNVKEYLESLQKSLSEDD; translated from the exons ATGGACTCGGCCACCGCAGCAGTGAAG AAGCCAATCTTCGACCCTAAATCCATAACTGAAGAACTGCTGAGAATTTTCACTGAAGACAAGGATTCGGAAAATGATGTCTTTGAAGGTTTCTCGCAGAAAGAGGTGGAGGAGCAG GATGTAAGTGATAATGATCATAAAGAAGATGTGCTATCGGACAGTGAAGAGGAATCCCTCCCACCCAAAAAGAGAAAGTTTGGTCTACGTATTGCCCTGCAGTTTCCCAGCAAGAAGCTTGCAGACAAGGATAAGAAGCCGTCCAGTACTCCCAAAGTGAAGGTGGCTCAAAACAACAGAAAGAAGGGACCTGCCAAAGTAGACACTGCAAAGTCTGAAAACAAAAAGAAGGCTGAACCTGATTCTGATGGGGAAAATAATGTATCCAATCAGGAAAAGTCAAACGCACTCGCCAAAAGAGCCATGAATATTAAGGAAAATAAAGCCGTG CTTGCCCAACTCCTTGCAGAGCTGAACTCCATGCCTGAACTGTTTCCAGTAAAATCCTCTAGTCCCACT AAGCAGAAAAAGACCAGCCGCCGATCGTTTTCAGAAGGTCCCATTGAGAGGCGCACTAACCCAACTCGCAGTGCACGACCTAAAGAGAATTTTGCACTGGAGAATTTTACTGCTTCTGCTTTGCAGTTTGCAGAACATCTCCAGAAGTATGGGAAACGTGCATTCAGGCGCACCTTGAGTGAT GAAGATCGTGAAGAAATTCGCAGAAGGAGGAGGGCATCAAAAAACAACTACCGTGCTGTAGAAGACATTACAGAAGAGGAGCTGGAAAGTGTTGCTATTACGGTTAAAGACAAAACCTATGACAAGATCTTG GGAAGCACATGTCACCAGTGTCGCCAAAAAACACTAGACACAAAAACGTTCTGTCGCAATCCTGGCTGTGGTGGTGTCAGAGGACAGTTTTGTGGACCCTGTTTAAGGAATCGCTATGGTGAAGATGTGCGGGAGGCACTTTTGGACCCT GATTGGATTTGTCCTCCCTGTCGTGACATCTGTAACTGCAGCTACTGTCGTAAGAGAGATGGACGCTGTGCCACAGGGATGCTTATTCACTTGGCAAAGTTTTCTGGTTATGACAACGTCAAAGAGTACCTTGAAAG cttACAAAAAAGTCTGTCGGAAGATGACTGA